From a region of the Primulina eburnea isolate SZY01 chromosome 7, ASM2296580v1, whole genome shotgun sequence genome:
- the LOC140837464 gene encoding uncharacterized protein isoform X2: protein MSSPPTRATTYTNRSDNERRQLNTTRRRAQRQSMTQAARQTNLDQRRTNYQRRRNRSAHATNSDESNVEMTDFNTHLNVPLNNNLATTTASHATTETSSNQDGITAATVGQVCRIQTLSYQTMTSNFEQGSTSTCQRLTDLNQQGINFSERNVIANIQRYPRPRRYRNLARNFGESGINYRCQLSDPRICMYCQALLFHGETSQFCCRNGNTNLDHIPSPIELQELYAADNEEGRHFRQFIRAYNHVFSFTSMGVNLDESLTTGTHGIYTFRAHGSIYHSIGNLLPNENCRPRYMQMWIVDTDHDIDNRLHENPELRRELLLKIQNILDQHNPFVHVFRQIGKCEDIPNCRLIIRQQRPNEHQYNLPTSSQVAAVIVDNEFQENLSGRDITIQGIGGNLISIQDVVGYYDPLQYPLLLPYGTYGWDINSRNINGTRLTCLNYYAYMLQIRENSPSLLLRRGRLLQQYVVDNYVKIETQRLRWIRSNQRDIRSELYQGLQDCLHGGNVGTRIVLPSSFGGSPHDMYQRYQDAMTLVQTYGKPDIMLTMTCNPNWDEIKYQLLHGQSSQDRTDLITRIFKSKFEEFKKDIVDRGVLGKVLSYSYVIEYQKRGLPHVHMLVIFDNNDKLCTPDHFDSIMRAEIPSQTEEPNLHKAVVHHMIHGPCGSINPNCPCMVNGKCKKNFPKPFVEYTSRGNDSYPLYRRREGGQVSTANNDNVFIDNGWVVPYNPWLLLKYDCHINVEVCGGIKCVKYIYKYIHKGPDRVALELRNGQNCDEIQQYVDGRWICAPEALWRIFSFEFSRMYPSVIRLQLHTPNQHLVYFDPQQHVSDLLADDDNSKTMLTEFFKINCDPDLIGKYLYREFPQYYTWIKSGKKWIRRRSYNKVVGRVYVVSPSEGERFYLRILLNHVRGPTSFEDLMNVNGVTYSTFKESAQIRGLLQQDDYVKQCLEEARSVKMSSSFTRLFVSILVFCQPITVRELWDEFHPCMCEDYGREISSNNLIINKLLLEIRRLLHQYKKKLDDFDLPSISADFLQDTTLPRIIEDELSYQISDDDLRSIERLNAQQRIAFDTIVESITHNQSNLFFIDGPGGTGKTFLYRSILAHLRKTGKILIAVATSGIAATLLQGGRTAHSRFLIPLRPTASTLCQIKKQSELADLIRRASAIVWDEAPMANRYAFESVSKSFQDIMEIQIVFGGKTMVFGGDFRQVLPVVKRGSKAEQIAASISRSTFWHCVKIIHLQQNMRSAQDIDFSQFLLRIGDGLQHTVNRDFIKLPDSIIIPWEGEQSIQMLIDSVFPNMINHVNDEKYMVDRAIITPKNVDVDNIN from the exons ATGTCTTCCCCTCCTACACGGGCTACTACTTATACCAATCGCAGTGACAATGAAAGGCGTCAATTAAACACAACGCGACGACGAGCACAAAGACAATCAATGACACAAGCTGCACGACAAACAAATCTAGACCAACGTCGGACAAACTACCAAAGACGTAGAAATAGAAGTGCACACGCTACAAATTCTGATGAATCCAACGTTGAAATGACAGATTTTAATACACATTTGAATG TTCCCCTCAACAACAATTTGGCTACGACTACCGCATCACATGCAACAACAGAAACTTCTTCAAATCAAGATG GAATCACCGCAGCTACGGTTGGACAAGTGTGTCGTATACAGACATTATCTTATCAAACAATGACATCAAATTTTGAGCAAGGGAGTACTAGCACATGTCAACGTCTAACTGATTTAAATCAGCAAG GAATTAACTTCAGTGAACGCAATGTCATTGCTAACATACAACGATATCCACGTCCACGTCGATATCGTAACTTAGCAAGAAATTTCGGTGAAAGTGGGATAAATTATCGATGTCAATTGTCTGACCCCAGAATTTGTATGTATTGCCAAGCTCTATTGTTTCATGGTGAAACTTCACAATTCTGCTGTAGAAATGGAAATACAAATTTGGATCATATCCCTTCTCCTATTGAATTGCAAGAGTTGTATGCTGCGGATAATGAGGAAGGAAGGCATTTTCGGCAGTTCATAAGGGCATACAATCACGTTTTCTCTTTTACATCTATGGGAGTCAACTTAGATGAGTCCTTAACAACCGGTACACATGGAATTTACACATTTCGTGCCCATGGATCAATATATCACTCGATCGGAAATCTTCTACCAAATGAGAATTGTAGGCCTAGGTACATGCAGATGTGGATTGTAGACACAGATCATGATATAGACAATAGACTTCATGAAAATCCAGAACTAAGGCGAGAATTACTGCTTAAGATACAAAATATTCTTGATCAACACAATCCATTTGTGCACGTGTTTCGGCAAATTGGCAAATGTGAAGACATACCAAACTGTAGGCTCATCATCAGGCAACAAAGACCTAATGAACATCAATATAATTTGCCAACATCCTCTCAAGTAGCAGCTGTAATTGTTGACAAcgaatttcaagaaaatttgaGCGGTCGAGATATTACTATACAAGGTATCGGTGGAAATCTTATCAGCATTCAAGATGTAGTTGGCTATTATGATCCTCTGCAATATCCACTCCTTCTGCCATATGGTACATATGGTTGGGACATAAATAGCCGAAATATCAATGGTACCCGGTTAACATGCTTAAATTATTATGCGTATATGCTACAG ATACGAGAAAATTCACCATCTTTGCTACTTAGAAGAGGCCGTCTACTTCAACAATACGTAGTTGACAATTACGTAAAGATTGAAACACAAAGACTGCGATGGATACGTTCAAATCAACGTGATATACGTTCTGAACTTTACCAAGGATTGCAAGATTGTTTACATGGAG GAAATGTTGGTACCAGAATCGTTTTGCCATCATCTTTCGGTGGAAGCCCACATGATATGTACCAACGGTATCAAGATGCCATGACTTTGGTACAAACATATGGAAAACCAGATATAATGCTTACAATGACATGCAATCCGAATTGGGATGAGATAAAATATCAACTACTTCATGGGCAATCATCTCAAGACCGTACAGATTTGATTACAAggatatttaaatcaaaatttgaagaGTTTAAAAAAGACATTGTGGATAGGGGGGTTTTGGGTAAGGTCCTCTCTTATTCGTACGTCATTGAGTATCAAAAAAGAGGGCTTCCCCATGTTCATATGTTGGTCATATTTGATAATAATGACAAGTTGTGTACTCCCGATCACTTTGACTCAATTATGCGTGCTGAAATACCTTCACAAACAGAAGAACCCAATCTACACAAAGCAGTTGTCCACCATATGATACATGGGCCATGTGGATCAATCAATCCAAATTGTCCATGCATGGTAAATGGTAAATGTAAGAAGAACTTTCCAAAGCCATTTGTGGAATACACATCTAGAGGAAATGACTCATATCCTTTGTATCGAAGACGTGAAGGTGGCCAAGTATCAACTGCCAACAATGACAATGTCTTCATTGATAATGGTTGGGTTGTCCCATACAATCCATGgcttttattaaaatatgattgtcATATTAATGTTGAAGTATGTGGAGGGATTAAATGTGTCAAGTACATATACAAATACATCCATAAAGGTCCTGATCGGGTCGCACTAGAGTTACGAAATGGGCAAAATTGTGATGAAATCCAACAGTACGTGGATGGAAGGTGGATTTGTGCGCCTGAAGCATTGTGGCGAATTTTCTCATTTGAGTTCAGTAGGATGTATCCTTCAGTCATTAGATTACAACTACATACACCTAACCAACACTTGGTTTATTTTGACCCCCAACAACATGTAAGTGATCTACTAGCAGATGATGACAACTCGAAGACTATGCTTAcggaatttttcaaaataaattgtgATCCTGACTTGATTGGAAAGTATTTATATCGAGAATTTCCACAATATTACACATGGATAAAATCTGGAAAAAAATGGATTCGTCGAAGAAGCTACAATAAAGTGGTTGGGAGAGTATATGTTGTGTCACCATCTGAAGGTGAGAGGTTTTATCTCCGTATCCTTTTAAACCATGTCAGGGGCCCAACATCTTTTGAAGATTTGATGAATGTGAATGGGGTAACATATTCAACATTTAAGGAGTCTGCTCAAATTAGAGGACTTCTTCAACAAGATGATTATGTAAAACAATGTCTGGAAGAAGCACGTTCTGTTAAAATGTCATCTTCATTTACAAGGTTATTTGTATCCATACTGGTGTTCTGTCAACCAATAACAGTTCGAGAACTCTGGGATGAGTTCCATCCTTGCATGTGTGAAGATTATGGTCGAGAAATTTCATCAAATAACTTAATCATCAATAAGTTATTGCTTGAGATACGAAGGTTGCTGCATCAGTACAAAAAAAAACTTGATGATTTTGATTTGCCATCGATAAGTGCTGATTTTTTACAAGACACAACACTTCCAAGAATAATTGAGGATGAGCTTTCTTATCAAATTTCTGATGATGATTTGAGATCTATTGAACGTTTGAATGCTCAGCAGAGGATTGCGTTTGACACCATCGTAGAAAGTATTACGCATAACCAATCAAACCTTTTCTTCATTGATGGTCCAGGAGGTACTGGTAAGACTTTTTTATATCGCTCAATTTTGGCACATTTGAGAAAAACAggtaaaattttaattgcggtAGCAACATCTGGAATAGCTGCAACATTGTTGCAAGGTGGAAGAACTGCACATTCACGTTTTTTAATTCCACTTAGACCAACAGCATCAACATTGTGCCAAATAAAGAAACAGTCAGAACTTGCAGATCTAATCAGGCGTGCATCAGCTATAGTATGGGACGAGGCTCCAATGGCAAATCGCTATGCTTTTGAATCCGTCAGTAAGAGTTTCCAAGATATAATGGAAATTCAAATAGTGTTTGGAGGGAAGACAATGGTTTTTGGTGGCGATTTTCGACAAGTGTTACCGGTTGTTAAACGAGGGTCCAAGGCAGAACAAATTGCTGCAAGTATTTCAAGGTCAACATTCTGGCATTGCGTAAAGATAATACACCTTCAGCAAAATATGAGATCTGCTCAAGATATTGACTTCTCGCAATTTCTCTTGCGCATAGGTGATGGATTGCAACATACTGTGAATCGTGATTTCATAAAATTACCAGATTCAATTATCATACCATGGGAAGGagaacaatcaattcagatgttGATTGATTCTGTTTTTCCTAATATGATAAATCATGTTAACGATGAAAAATATATGGTTGATAGAGCCATCATCACACCAAAAAATGTTGACGTCgacaatattaattaa
- the LOC140837464 gene encoding uncharacterized protein isoform X1: MSSPPTRATTYTNRSDNERRQLNTTRRRAQRQSMTQAARQTNLDQRRTNYQRRRNRSAHATNSDESNVEMTDFNTHLNVPLNNNLATTTASHATTETSSNQDGITAATVGQVCRIQTLSYQTMTSNFEQGSTSTCQRLTDLNQQGINFSERNVIANIQRYPRPRRYRNLARNFGESGINYRCQLSDPRICMYCQALLFHGETSQFCCRNGNTNLDHIPSPIELQELYAADNEEGRHFRQFIRAYNHVFSFTSMGVNLDESLTTGTHGIYTFRAHGSIYHSIGNLLPNENCRPRYMQMWIVDTDHDIDNRLHENPELRRELLLKIQNILDQHNPFVHVFRQIGKCEDIPNCRLIIRQQRPNEHQYNLPTSSQVAAVIVDNEFQENLSGRDITIQGIGGNLISIQDVVGYYDPLQYPLLLPYGTYGWDINSRNINGTRLTCLNYYAYMLQIRENSPSLLLRRGRLLQQYVVDNYVKIETQRLRWIRSNQRDIRSELYQGLQDCLHGGENNAGNVGTRIVLPSSFGGSPHDMYQRYQDAMTLVQTYGKPDIMLTMTCNPNWDEIKYQLLHGQSSQDRTDLITRIFKSKFEEFKKDIVDRGVLGKVLSYSYVIEYQKRGLPHVHMLVIFDNNDKLCTPDHFDSIMRAEIPSQTEEPNLHKAVVHHMIHGPCGSINPNCPCMVNGKCKKNFPKPFVEYTSRGNDSYPLYRRREGGQVSTANNDNVFIDNGWVVPYNPWLLLKYDCHINVEVCGGIKCVKYIYKYIHKGPDRVALELRNGQNCDEIQQYVDGRWICAPEALWRIFSFEFSRMYPSVIRLQLHTPNQHLVYFDPQQHVSDLLADDDNSKTMLTEFFKINCDPDLIGKYLYREFPQYYTWIKSGKKWIRRRSYNKVVGRVYVVSPSEGERFYLRILLNHVRGPTSFEDLMNVNGVTYSTFKESAQIRGLLQQDDYVKQCLEEARSVKMSSSFTRLFVSILVFCQPITVRELWDEFHPCMCEDYGREISSNNLIINKLLLEIRRLLHQYKKKLDDFDLPSISADFLQDTTLPRIIEDELSYQISDDDLRSIERLNAQQRIAFDTIVESITHNQSNLFFIDGPGGTGKTFLYRSILAHLRKTGKILIAVATSGIAATLLQGGRTAHSRFLIPLRPTASTLCQIKKQSELADLIRRASAIVWDEAPMANRYAFESVSKSFQDIMEIQIVFGGKTMVFGGDFRQVLPVVKRGSKAEQIAASISRSTFWHCVKIIHLQQNMRSAQDIDFSQFLLRIGDGLQHTVNRDFIKLPDSIIIPWEGEQSIQMLIDSVFPNMINHVNDEKYMVDRAIITPKNVDVDNIN, translated from the exons ATGTCTTCCCCTCCTACACGGGCTACTACTTATACCAATCGCAGTGACAATGAAAGGCGTCAATTAAACACAACGCGACGACGAGCACAAAGACAATCAATGACACAAGCTGCACGACAAACAAATCTAGACCAACGTCGGACAAACTACCAAAGACGTAGAAATAGAAGTGCACACGCTACAAATTCTGATGAATCCAACGTTGAAATGACAGATTTTAATACACATTTGAATG TTCCCCTCAACAACAATTTGGCTACGACTACCGCATCACATGCAACAACAGAAACTTCTTCAAATCAAGATG GAATCACCGCAGCTACGGTTGGACAAGTGTGTCGTATACAGACATTATCTTATCAAACAATGACATCAAATTTTGAGCAAGGGAGTACTAGCACATGTCAACGTCTAACTGATTTAAATCAGCAAG GAATTAACTTCAGTGAACGCAATGTCATTGCTAACATACAACGATATCCACGTCCACGTCGATATCGTAACTTAGCAAGAAATTTCGGTGAAAGTGGGATAAATTATCGATGTCAATTGTCTGACCCCAGAATTTGTATGTATTGCCAAGCTCTATTGTTTCATGGTGAAACTTCACAATTCTGCTGTAGAAATGGAAATACAAATTTGGATCATATCCCTTCTCCTATTGAATTGCAAGAGTTGTATGCTGCGGATAATGAGGAAGGAAGGCATTTTCGGCAGTTCATAAGGGCATACAATCACGTTTTCTCTTTTACATCTATGGGAGTCAACTTAGATGAGTCCTTAACAACCGGTACACATGGAATTTACACATTTCGTGCCCATGGATCAATATATCACTCGATCGGAAATCTTCTACCAAATGAGAATTGTAGGCCTAGGTACATGCAGATGTGGATTGTAGACACAGATCATGATATAGACAATAGACTTCATGAAAATCCAGAACTAAGGCGAGAATTACTGCTTAAGATACAAAATATTCTTGATCAACACAATCCATTTGTGCACGTGTTTCGGCAAATTGGCAAATGTGAAGACATACCAAACTGTAGGCTCATCATCAGGCAACAAAGACCTAATGAACATCAATATAATTTGCCAACATCCTCTCAAGTAGCAGCTGTAATTGTTGACAAcgaatttcaagaaaatttgaGCGGTCGAGATATTACTATACAAGGTATCGGTGGAAATCTTATCAGCATTCAAGATGTAGTTGGCTATTATGATCCTCTGCAATATCCACTCCTTCTGCCATATGGTACATATGGTTGGGACATAAATAGCCGAAATATCAATGGTACCCGGTTAACATGCTTAAATTATTATGCGTATATGCTACAG ATACGAGAAAATTCACCATCTTTGCTACTTAGAAGAGGCCGTCTACTTCAACAATACGTAGTTGACAATTACGTAAAGATTGAAACACAAAGACTGCGATGGATACGTTCAAATCAACGTGATATACGTTCTGAACTTTACCAAGGATTGCAAGATTGTTTACATGGAGGTGAAAATAATGCAG GAAATGTTGGTACCAGAATCGTTTTGCCATCATCTTTCGGTGGAAGCCCACATGATATGTACCAACGGTATCAAGATGCCATGACTTTGGTACAAACATATGGAAAACCAGATATAATGCTTACAATGACATGCAATCCGAATTGGGATGAGATAAAATATCAACTACTTCATGGGCAATCATCTCAAGACCGTACAGATTTGATTACAAggatatttaaatcaaaatttgaagaGTTTAAAAAAGACATTGTGGATAGGGGGGTTTTGGGTAAGGTCCTCTCTTATTCGTACGTCATTGAGTATCAAAAAAGAGGGCTTCCCCATGTTCATATGTTGGTCATATTTGATAATAATGACAAGTTGTGTACTCCCGATCACTTTGACTCAATTATGCGTGCTGAAATACCTTCACAAACAGAAGAACCCAATCTACACAAAGCAGTTGTCCACCATATGATACATGGGCCATGTGGATCAATCAATCCAAATTGTCCATGCATGGTAAATGGTAAATGTAAGAAGAACTTTCCAAAGCCATTTGTGGAATACACATCTAGAGGAAATGACTCATATCCTTTGTATCGAAGACGTGAAGGTGGCCAAGTATCAACTGCCAACAATGACAATGTCTTCATTGATAATGGTTGGGTTGTCCCATACAATCCATGgcttttattaaaatatgattgtcATATTAATGTTGAAGTATGTGGAGGGATTAAATGTGTCAAGTACATATACAAATACATCCATAAAGGTCCTGATCGGGTCGCACTAGAGTTACGAAATGGGCAAAATTGTGATGAAATCCAACAGTACGTGGATGGAAGGTGGATTTGTGCGCCTGAAGCATTGTGGCGAATTTTCTCATTTGAGTTCAGTAGGATGTATCCTTCAGTCATTAGATTACAACTACATACACCTAACCAACACTTGGTTTATTTTGACCCCCAACAACATGTAAGTGATCTACTAGCAGATGATGACAACTCGAAGACTATGCTTAcggaatttttcaaaataaattgtgATCCTGACTTGATTGGAAAGTATTTATATCGAGAATTTCCACAATATTACACATGGATAAAATCTGGAAAAAAATGGATTCGTCGAAGAAGCTACAATAAAGTGGTTGGGAGAGTATATGTTGTGTCACCATCTGAAGGTGAGAGGTTTTATCTCCGTATCCTTTTAAACCATGTCAGGGGCCCAACATCTTTTGAAGATTTGATGAATGTGAATGGGGTAACATATTCAACATTTAAGGAGTCTGCTCAAATTAGAGGACTTCTTCAACAAGATGATTATGTAAAACAATGTCTGGAAGAAGCACGTTCTGTTAAAATGTCATCTTCATTTACAAGGTTATTTGTATCCATACTGGTGTTCTGTCAACCAATAACAGTTCGAGAACTCTGGGATGAGTTCCATCCTTGCATGTGTGAAGATTATGGTCGAGAAATTTCATCAAATAACTTAATCATCAATAAGTTATTGCTTGAGATACGAAGGTTGCTGCATCAGTACAAAAAAAAACTTGATGATTTTGATTTGCCATCGATAAGTGCTGATTTTTTACAAGACACAACACTTCCAAGAATAATTGAGGATGAGCTTTCTTATCAAATTTCTGATGATGATTTGAGATCTATTGAACGTTTGAATGCTCAGCAGAGGATTGCGTTTGACACCATCGTAGAAAGTATTACGCATAACCAATCAAACCTTTTCTTCATTGATGGTCCAGGAGGTACTGGTAAGACTTTTTTATATCGCTCAATTTTGGCACATTTGAGAAAAACAggtaaaattttaattgcggtAGCAACATCTGGAATAGCTGCAACATTGTTGCAAGGTGGAAGAACTGCACATTCACGTTTTTTAATTCCACTTAGACCAACAGCATCAACATTGTGCCAAATAAAGAAACAGTCAGAACTTGCAGATCTAATCAGGCGTGCATCAGCTATAGTATGGGACGAGGCTCCAATGGCAAATCGCTATGCTTTTGAATCCGTCAGTAAGAGTTTCCAAGATATAATGGAAATTCAAATAGTGTTTGGAGGGAAGACAATGGTTTTTGGTGGCGATTTTCGACAAGTGTTACCGGTTGTTAAACGAGGGTCCAAGGCAGAACAAATTGCTGCAAGTATTTCAAGGTCAACATTCTGGCATTGCGTAAAGATAATACACCTTCAGCAAAATATGAGATCTGCTCAAGATATTGACTTCTCGCAATTTCTCTTGCGCATAGGTGATGGATTGCAACATACTGTGAATCGTGATTTCATAAAATTACCAGATTCAATTATCATACCATGGGAAGGagaacaatcaattcagatgttGATTGATTCTGTTTTTCCTAATATGATAAATCATGTTAACGATGAAAAATATATGGTTGATAGAGCCATCATCACACCAAAAAATGTTGACGTCgacaatattaattaa